One Staphylococcus ratti DNA segment encodes these proteins:
- a CDS encoding MazG nucleotide pyrophosphohydrolase domain-containing protein produces MTHQISIIGLGNYGLDDLPLGVYRFLQAQSTLYVRTKDHPVISEMENIEIHSFDDIYEQYDTFEPVYEAITDELLQRAQTEAIVYAVPGHPRVAETTTQLLFKKAPQYNVAVEVRGGRSFIDDVFAAVAMDPNDGFTMLDATALQETSLNPRTTTLITQVYSAMVAGDLKLTLMQRYPDDFKVHIVDGAHQSGAKQYTCALYELDHEDVFTNLTSVVIPKVTEDTALYGDFDFADQVISKLVDDETGCPWDKVQTHESLKRYLLEETFELFEAIDHEDDWHMIEELGDILLQVLLHANIGRKQDYMDSREIVASLSEKMIRRHPHIFSDSEATNVEDVKTIWQQQKAAEGKPSRVKFEKVFATHFLKLYDEVKNQDLSEEALKAYIERGGHHETR; encoded by the coding sequence ATGACACATCAAATTTCAATTATTGGTCTAGGCAATTACGGTTTGGATGATTTGCCTTTAGGTGTCTATCGTTTTTTACAAGCGCAATCTACGTTGTATGTGCGTACGAAAGACCATCCAGTAATTTCAGAAATGGAAAATATAGAAATTCACAGTTTCGATGACATATACGAACAATACGACACATTCGAACCGGTTTATGAAGCCATTACGGATGAACTTTTACAACGCGCACAAACTGAAGCGATTGTTTATGCCGTGCCTGGTCACCCGAGAGTCGCTGAAACAACAACACAACTATTATTCAAAAAAGCACCACAATATAATGTTGCTGTGGAAGTGCGTGGGGGCAGAAGTTTTATTGATGATGTATTTGCGGCGGTTGCTATGGATCCCAATGATGGATTTACGATGCTTGATGCAACAGCGCTCCAAGAAACATCTTTAAATCCAAGAACAACGACTTTAATCACACAAGTATATAGTGCGATGGTAGCAGGAGATTTAAAATTAACATTAATGCAACGCTATCCGGATGATTTTAAAGTACATATTGTGGACGGAGCGCATCAGAGCGGTGCCAAACAATATACGTGTGCTTTGTATGAGCTTGACCACGAAGATGTATTTACTAATTTAACTAGCGTTGTCATTCCGAAAGTGACAGAGGACACAGCTTTGTATGGAGACTTTGATTTTGCAGATCAAGTCATTTCAAAACTGGTCGATGATGAAACGGGATGCCCGTGGGATAAAGTTCAAACGCATGAGTCGTTAAAACGTTATTTGCTTGAAGAAACATTTGAGCTTTTTGAAGCGATTGATCATGAAGATGATTGGCATATGATTGAAGAGTTAGGAGATATACTACTTCAAGTTTTATTACATGCTAATATTGGACGAAAACAAGATTACATGGATTCACGAGAAATTGTCGCTAGCTTATCTGAAAAAATGATTCGTCGTCACCCTCATATTTTTAGTGATAGTGAAGCAACAAATGTTGAGGATGTTAAAACGATATGGCAACAACAAAAAGCGGCGGAAGGGAAGCCGTCTCGTGTCAAATTCGAGAAAGTATTTGCGACGCATTTTTTAAAATTGTATGATGAAGTCAAAAATCAAGACTTGTCAGAAGAAGCATTAAAAGCCTACATTGAACGAGGAGGTCATCATGAGACTCGATAA
- the pth gene encoding aminoacyl-tRNA hydrolase — translation MKLIVGLGNIGKKYEQTRHNIGFEVIDYLLDRHQFKLDKQKFRGAYTVEHLFGEKVIFLEPLTFMNLSGEALKPLMNYYNIEIEDILVLYDDLDLTQGQIRLRQKGSAGGHNGIKSIIQHLGTQEFKRIRIGIDRSSRIPIVDYVLQKFSSEEMKTMQPVIEYVADAVEAFIQNEKFENVMNQYNGEVK, via the coding sequence ATGAAACTCATCGTCGGTTTAGGAAATATCGGCAAAAAATATGAACAAACACGTCATAATATTGGTTTTGAAGTAATCGATTACCTTTTGGACCGTCATCAATTTAAGTTAGATAAACAAAAATTTCGTGGTGCCTACACTGTTGAACATTTATTTGGCGAAAAAGTAATCTTTTTAGAACCACTAACTTTTATGAATTTATCAGGCGAAGCACTTAAGCCGCTGATGAATTACTACAATATCGAAATTGAAGATATTTTAGTTTTATATGATGATTTAGATCTAACGCAAGGTCAAATTCGTCTCCGACAAAAAGGGAGTGCTGGAGGACATAACGGTATTAAATCAATCATTCAGCATTTAGGAACACAAGAATTTAAACGCATTCGCATAGGAATTGATCGATCTTCACGTATTCCTATCGTCGATTACGTGTTACAAAAGTTTTCTTCTGAAGAAATGAAAACGATGCAACCGGTTATTGAATATGTTGCGGATGCCGTAGAGGCATTTATTCAAAATGAAAAATTCGAAAATGTAATGAATCAATATAATGGTGAAGTAAAGTGA
- a CDS encoding RNA-binding S4 domain-containing protein, with product MRLDKYLKVSRLIKRRTLAKEISDQGRVKVNGQTAKAGTDVKVEDVIEIQFGQKIVTIKVTGLNEHATKENAKGMYEILKESRID from the coding sequence ATGAGACTCGATAAATATTTAAAAGTATCTCGCTTAATTAAACGACGTACTCTAGCAAAAGAGATTAGCGATCAGGGGCGCGTTAAAGTAAACGGACAAACAGCTAAGGCGGGAACAGACGTTAAAGTAGAAGACGTCATTGAGATTCAGTTTGGACAAAAAATTGTGACGATTAAAGTGACTGGGCTTAATGAACATGCAACGAAAGAAAATGCTAAAGGGATGTATGAAATCTTAAAAGAATCACGTATTGATTAG
- a CDS encoding 50S ribosomal protein L25/general stress protein Ctc — MASLKSIIRQGKQTRGDLRKIREAGKVPAVVYGYGTKNVSVKVDEVEFIKLIREVGRNGVIQLGVGSKEIKVMVSDYQFDPLKNQITHIDFLAINMSEERTVEVPVNLVGEAKGANEGGVVEQPLFNLEVTATPDNIPESIEVDVTELDVNESLSVADIKVTGDFTIETAQDETVVSVVVPTEEPTEEEIAAMEGEDQTEEPEVIGESTEASEEDKEEA; from the coding sequence ATGGCTTCTTTAAAGTCTATTATTCGTCAAGGTAAACAAACTCGCGGTGACTTACGTAAAATCCGTGAAGCAGGTAAAGTACCTGCAGTAGTATATGGATACGGTACTAAAAACGTATCTGTAAAAGTTGATGAAGTTGAATTCATCAAATTAATTCGTGAAGTTGGACGTAACGGTGTTATCCAATTAGGCGTAGGTTCTAAAGAAATCAAAGTTATGGTATCTGATTACCAATTTGATCCACTTAAAAACCAAATCACACACATCGACTTCTTAGCGATCAACATGAGTGAAGAACGTACTGTAGAAGTACCTGTAAACTTAGTTGGTGAAGCGAAAGGTGCTAATGAAGGCGGCGTTGTTGAGCAACCATTATTCAACCTTGAAGTGACTGCTACTCCAGATAACATTCCTGAATCAATCGAAGTTGACGTTACTGAATTAGACGTAAACGAAAGTTTATCAGTTGCTGACATTAAAGTAACTGGCGACTTCACAATTGAAACTGCTCAAGATGAAACAGTTGTATCAGTAGTTGTTCCTACTGAAGAGCCAACTGAAGAAGAAATCGCTGCTATGGAAGGCGAAGATCAAACAGAAGAGCCAGAAGTTATCGGTGAATCTACTGAAGCAAGCGAAGAAGATAAAGAAGAAGCTTAA
- a CDS encoding polysaccharide biosynthesis protein, translating to MSTKSAFNGVIVLTLALIIVKILSALYRVPYQNILGDDGLYAYQQIYPIVALGVVLASNAVPSALTQMLEGEEANRSLIRKLIVTLQMVGVLCCVILLIGAQWIAQIMGDIALAPMIRAASVAFLVVGMLGVLRGYFQAKFDMNKPAFSQVIEQMIRVGIIGIVIVLFTQHHLSIYQAGLWAILASTLGFIGATVFLWWFVKLPSIPVQQTVQWRQFVIATVIFALSQLIVILWQVVDSFTIINVLQHWQHLSFNRAITQKGIYDRGSSFIQMGLIVTTTFCFVLIPLLTETRKAGQYQQMNSYANASLKITIVISCASAIGLMNLLPMLNHVFFKSNELTVTLSIYMLTVIFVSLIMMYIALLEVQHQYRAILIGFSMGLVIKAFLNWLLISHFGIVGASIATVCALLVFAIYLHRHIRQAYRLYALRKFYFKLVVALLVMTASVQLTHYLIPSISRIGGLIELAISAMIGVVSIVLMLVWMHILDEEEWVHLPFGDKIIPIMKRRSS from the coding sequence ATGTCGACTAAATCTGCATTTAATGGTGTCATTGTTTTAACCCTTGCATTAATCATTGTTAAAATTTTAAGCGCATTATATCGTGTTCCCTATCAAAATATCCTTGGAGATGATGGCTTATATGCCTATCAACAAATTTATCCTATCGTTGCTTTAGGTGTTGTTCTCGCTAGCAATGCAGTACCTAGTGCACTGACGCAAATGCTTGAAGGCGAAGAAGCGAATCGTTCACTCATTCGGAAGTTGATTGTGACTTTGCAAATGGTAGGCGTGTTATGTTGCGTGATACTTTTGATAGGCGCGCAATGGATTGCTCAAATTATGGGGGATATCGCGCTTGCACCGATGATACGTGCTGCGAGTGTCGCATTTTTAGTCGTTGGTATGCTAGGTGTGCTACGCGGTTATTTCCAAGCTAAATTTGACATGAATAAACCTGCTTTTTCACAGGTGATTGAACAAATGATACGTGTTGGCATCATAGGGATTGTCATCGTTTTATTTACACAACATCATTTGTCGATTTATCAAGCTGGCTTGTGGGCGATACTTGCTTCCACCTTAGGCTTTATAGGAGCTACAGTCTTTTTATGGTGGTTTGTAAAACTACCAAGTATCCCTGTACAACAAACGGTACAATGGCGTCAATTTGTTATTGCTACGGTGATTTTTGCGTTGAGCCAACTTATTGTCATTTTGTGGCAAGTGGTAGACAGTTTTACGATTATTAATGTATTACAACATTGGCAACATTTATCTTTTAATCGAGCGATTACGCAAAAAGGTATTTACGATCGAGGATCGTCGTTTATTCAAATGGGATTAATTGTGACAACCACTTTTTGTTTCGTACTCATTCCATTATTGACTGAGACTCGAAAAGCAGGTCAGTATCAACAAATGAATAGTTACGCGAACGCGTCCTTAAAAATCACTATCGTTATTAGTTGTGCAAGTGCGATTGGATTGATGAATTTATTACCCATGCTTAATCATGTATTTTTCAAAAGTAATGAACTTACTGTAACACTCTCTATCTATATGTTAACGGTTATTTTTGTGTCGTTAATTATGATGTATATTGCACTTTTAGAAGTACAGCATCAATATCGCGCTATTTTAATTGGTTTTAGTATGGGATTGGTGATAAAAGCGTTCCTAAATTGGCTCTTAATCTCACATTTTGGCATTGTGGGAGCGAGCATTGCGACAGTATGTGCACTTCTTGTGTTTGCAATTTATTTACATCGACATATAAGACAAGCTTATCGGCTTTATGCACTAAGAAAATTTTATTTTAAATTGGTTGTCGCTTTATTGGTAATGACAGCTAGTGTACAATTAACACATTACCTTATTCCATCGATTTCTAGAATTGGTGGCCTAATCGAATTGGCAATTAGTGCAATGATTGGCGTAGTAAGCATTGTGTTAATGCTTGTATGGATGCATATTTTAGATGAGGAGGAATGGGTACATTTACCATTCGGTGATAAAATCATTCCTATTATGAAAAGGAGATCGTCATGA
- a CDS encoding S1 domain-containing RNA-binding protein: MSIEVGSKVKGKVTGIKKFGAFVELPEGKSGLVHISEVADNYVENVEDHLTVGDEVEVKVLTVADDGKISLSIKKAKERPRRQKPAQKPEDFEKKLSNFLKDSEDKLTSIKRQTESRRGGRGARR, encoded by the coding sequence ATGTCAATCGAAGTAGGAAGTAAGGTCAAAGGTAAAGTCACTGGTATCAAAAAATTCGGTGCATTTGTGGAGTTGCCTGAAGGAAAAAGCGGATTAGTTCATATCAGTGAAGTTGCTGATAACTATGTAGAAAACGTGGAAGATCACTTAACTGTCGGGGATGAAGTAGAGGTTAAAGTATTAACCGTAGCGGATGATGGTAAAATCAGTTTATCTATTAAAAAAGCCAAAGAACGTCCACGTAGACAAAAGCCGGCACAAAAACCAGAAGACTTTGAGAAAAAACTATCAAACTTCTTAAAAGATAGTGAGGACAAACTTACTTCTATTAAGCGTCAAACAGAATCAAGACGTGGTGGTAGAGGCGCGCGTCGTTAA
- a CDS encoding FtsB family cell division protein yields the protein MNRKVQNIGNQYTSQKNAKKRRHEQRKRVVKKRVMVFGGLLLAIIVVLLLMVFAQIKSNNEASNERQAKEEEYQKLQDKEIELKEQLNNLNDPSYIEKVARDEYYLSNDGEIIFKLPEDQPDQKKKNKQKE from the coding sequence ATGAATCGTAAAGTTCAAAATATCGGCAATCAATATACATCACAAAAAAATGCTAAAAAACGACGCCATGAACAACGTAAGCGCGTAGTGAAAAAGCGTGTTATGGTTTTTGGTGGGCTACTGTTAGCTATTATTGTTGTATTGCTATTGATGGTGTTTGCACAAATTAAAAGTAATAATGAAGCTTCTAATGAACGTCAGGCGAAAGAAGAAGAATATCAAAAATTACAAGATAAAGAGATTGAGCTTAAAGAGCAACTGAACAACTTAAATGATCCATCCTATATCGAGAAAGTAGCGCGAGATGAATATTATTTAAGTAATGACGGTGAAATCATCTTTAAGTTGCCTGAAGATCAACCAGATCAAAAGAAAAAGAATAAGCAAAAAGAATAA
- the mfd gene encoding transcription-repair coupling factor: MAHVGEDNVLVTGLMPSAKAAMIAETYHSTHRQVLLITNNLYQMDKLESDLLQFVPDDEIYKYPVQDIMTEEFSTQSPELMSERVRTLTALAHERRGLFVIPLNGLKKLVTPKAIWQAHQLHLEVGEDIEVDHFLARLVNMGYRRESVVSNIGEFSLRGGIIDIYPLLGEPVRIELFDTEVDSIRKFDVETQRSSDNIQHVDITSAHDYIITPEVRQNLITELKAAYEATRPKIDKSVRQEVKDTYDSFNIIEDELQDPQVLRRLVAFMYEKETTLLDYFKDNVVVMVYEFNRVKETEETLTTETEDFLQNLIESGKGFIGQRFMVNDAIEHMLAQRPVTYYTLFTASMSVKLNQMMKFSCKPVQQFYGQYDIMTSEFQRYMKQGYRMVIIAETETKKDRIQAMLSEIHVPTLLNAEVAQLEAGHATIIEGSLSEGFELPYMSLVVITERELFKSKQKKASKKRRKTISNAEKIKSYQELNVGDYVVHIHHGVGRYLGVETLEVGDVHRDYIKIQYKGTDQLFVPVDQMEQVQKYVGSEDKTPKLYKLGGSDWKKTKAKVQSSVEDIADELIALYKEREKSEGYQFGPDTEEQQVFEMDFPYELTEDQAKSIEEIKNDMEQARPMDRLLCGDVGYGKTEVAVRAAFKAVMSGKQVAFLVPTTILAQQHYETLIERMRDFPVEIHLMSRFRTPKEVRETKEGLKSGFVDIVVGTHKLLGKTVEYKDLGLLVVDEEQRFGVRHKEKIKSLKANVDVLTLTATPIPRTLHMSMLGVRDLSVIETPPENRFPVQTYVLEQNGNFIKEALERELSRGGQVFYLYNKVQSIYEKREQLQMLMPDASIGVAHGQLPERDLEETMLDFINGEYDILVTTTIIETGVDVPNANTLIIEEADRFGLSQLYQLRGRVGRSSRIGYAYFLHTPNKVLNETAEERLQAIKEFTELGSGFKIAMRDLNIRGAGNLLGKQQHGFIDSVGFDLYSQMLEEAVNEKRGIKEVQAVPEIEMELRLDAYLPAEYIRNEQAKIEIYKKLRATETETQLMDIKDELLDRFNDYPQEVAQLLDTVEIKVHLMKVGVQNVKDKGKTVEILLTQQGTNRIDGEALFKNTEALGRSMKVGVEAGCMKVTLTKGKQWLESLKFLAKTMEESLKLDHVD, encoded by the coding sequence ATGGCACATGTTGGAGAAGACAATGTGCTTGTGACAGGTCTAATGCCAAGTGCTAAAGCGGCGATGATTGCAGAAACGTATCATAGCACACACAGACAAGTACTACTCATTACAAATAATCTCTATCAAATGGATAAACTTGAGTCTGATTTACTGCAATTTGTACCAGATGATGAGATTTATAAATATCCTGTTCAAGACATTATGACCGAAGAATTTTCAACGCAAAGCCCGGAGCTTATGAGCGAACGTGTCCGCACCTTGACGGCACTCGCACATGAACGTCGAGGCTTGTTTGTCATTCCGTTAAATGGATTGAAAAAGTTAGTGACGCCTAAAGCGATATGGCAAGCACACCAATTGCATCTTGAGGTTGGAGAAGATATAGAGGTTGACCATTTTTTAGCACGACTGGTAAATATGGGTTATCGTCGTGAGTCTGTCGTGTCAAATATCGGTGAATTTTCTTTGCGTGGTGGTATTATTGATATTTATCCGTTATTAGGTGAACCCGTACGTATTGAATTATTTGATACAGAAGTCGACTCTATTCGCAAGTTTGATGTGGAAACACAACGCTCTTCAGATAATATTCAACATGTGGACATAACATCGGCGCATGACTATATTATTACTCCTGAAGTTCGTCAAAATTTGATTACAGAATTAAAAGCCGCCTATGAAGCAACACGTCCAAAAATTGATAAATCTGTCCGTCAAGAAGTTAAAGATACGTACGATAGTTTTAATATTATTGAGGATGAGTTACAGGATCCACAAGTTTTGAGACGACTTGTTGCATTTATGTATGAAAAAGAAACGACATTGCTGGATTATTTTAAAGACAATGTGGTCGTTATGGTTTATGAGTTTAATCGTGTTAAAGAAACAGAAGAAACGTTAACAACAGAAACAGAAGACTTTTTACAAAATTTGATTGAATCAGGAAAAGGTTTTATAGGACAACGTTTTATGGTTAATGATGCGATTGAACATATGTTAGCGCAGCGACCTGTCACATATTATACGCTTTTTACAGCTTCTATGTCCGTCAAACTTAACCAGATGATGAAATTTTCTTGTAAACCAGTTCAACAGTTTTATGGTCAATATGATATTATGACCTCTGAATTTCAACGTTATATGAAACAAGGCTATCGTATGGTTATTATCGCTGAAACAGAAACGAAAAAAGACCGTATTCAAGCGATGTTAAGTGAAATTCACGTTCCGACGTTATTAAATGCGGAAGTCGCTCAACTTGAAGCGGGGCATGCGACGATTATCGAAGGGAGTTTATCTGAAGGATTTGAGCTCCCATACATGTCTTTAGTTGTCATTACAGAGCGTGAGTTATTCAAATCTAAGCAAAAGAAAGCATCTAAAAAACGTCGTAAAACGATTAGTAATGCTGAAAAAATTAAATCTTATCAAGAGCTCAATGTTGGAGATTATGTGGTTCACATTCATCACGGTGTGGGGCGTTATTTAGGTGTTGAAACGTTAGAAGTTGGAGACGTTCACCGAGACTACATCAAAATTCAATATAAAGGTACAGACCAATTGTTTGTACCTGTTGATCAAATGGAGCAAGTCCAAAAATATGTAGGTTCCGAAGATAAGACGCCGAAACTTTACAAACTAGGTGGAAGCGATTGGAAAAAAACGAAAGCCAAAGTTCAAAGTAGCGTAGAAGATATTGCAGACGAATTAATCGCCTTGTATAAAGAACGTGAAAAATCAGAAGGCTATCAATTTGGTCCTGATACAGAAGAACAACAAGTATTTGAAATGGACTTTCCTTATGAATTAACAGAAGACCAAGCGAAGTCAATCGAAGAAATTAAAAATGACATGGAGCAAGCACGCCCTATGGATCGTTTGCTTTGTGGCGATGTAGGTTACGGGAAAACTGAAGTTGCTGTGCGCGCTGCTTTTAAAGCGGTAATGTCAGGGAAACAAGTCGCTTTTCTAGTTCCAACGACGATTTTAGCGCAACAGCACTACGAGACATTAATTGAACGAATGAGAGATTTTCCAGTTGAAATACATTTAATGAGTCGTTTTAGAACACCGAAAGAGGTTCGTGAAACGAAAGAAGGCTTAAAATCAGGCTTTGTAGATATTGTAGTTGGTACACATAAACTGTTAGGCAAAACGGTAGAGTACAAAGATTTAGGCTTACTTGTTGTTGATGAAGAACAACGCTTCGGTGTGCGCCATAAAGAAAAAATTAAGTCTTTGAAAGCGAATGTGGACGTATTAACATTAACGGCGACGCCTATCCCTAGAACATTACACATGAGTATGTTAGGGGTACGTGATTTATCGGTTATCGAAACGCCTCCTGAAAATCGTTTTCCTGTTCAAACTTATGTTTTAGAGCAAAACGGGAATTTCATTAAAGAAGCGTTAGAACGCGAATTGTCACGTGGTGGCCAAGTCTTTTATTTGTACAACAAAGTTCAGTCTATTTACGAAAAACGAGAACAGCTCCAAATGCTGATGCCGGACGCTTCGATAGGTGTGGCGCATGGCCAACTTCCTGAGCGCGATCTCGAAGAAACGATGCTTGATTTTATTAATGGTGAATATGACATCCTTGTCACAACAACAATTATCGAGACGGGTGTAGATGTACCTAATGCCAATACATTAATTATTGAAGAAGCCGACCGTTTTGGATTAAGTCAGTTGTATCAACTTCGGGGACGCGTTGGGCGTTCTAGTCGCATAGGCTATGCTTATTTCCTTCATACGCCTAATAAAGTGCTCAATGAAACAGCAGAAGAGCGTCTCCAGGCGATTAAAGAGTTTACGGAGCTCGGTAGTGGTTTTAAAATTGCGATGCGCGATTTAAATATTCGTGGCGCAGGAAATTTATTAGGTAAGCAACAACACGGCTTTATTGATTCAGTTGGTTTCGACTTATATTCTCAAATGTTAGAAGAAGCAGTTAATGAAAAACGAGGTATTAAAGAAGTTCAAGCGGTACCTGAAATTGAGATGGAATTACGTTTGGATGCGTATTTACCAGCAGAATATATTCGCAATGAACAAGCCAAGATTGAAATTTATAAAAAGCTACGTGCGACGGAAACGGAAACACAATTGATGGATATTAAAGACGAATTACTAGATCGCTTTAATGATTATCCACAAGAAGTTGCCCAACTTTTAGATACAGTTGAAATTAAAGTGCATCTCATGAAGGTAGGTGTACAAAATGTGAAAGATAAAGGCAAAACGGTAGAAATTTTATTGACGCAACAAGGTACGAATCGAATTGATGGGGAAGCACTCTTTAAAAATACGGAAGCCCTTGGCAGAAGTATGAAAGTAGGCGTTGAAGCGGGTTGCATGAAAGTGACCCTTACTAAAGGCAAACAATGGTTAGAGTCGCTTAAGTTTTTAGCTAAAACGATGGAAGAAAGTTTGAAACTTGATCATGTCGACTAA
- the hpt gene encoding hypoxanthine phosphoribosyltransferase, producing the protein MKNDLKDVLLTETEIYDICDKLGHAITEDYRGKDLLCVGILKGSVLFMTDLIKRIDTPLSIDFMDVSSYHGGTESTGEVQILKDLSTSIENKDVLIIEDILETGTTLKSITELLASRRVKSLEIVTLLDKPNRRKADIEAKYVGRQIPDEFVVGYGLDYKEKYRNLPYIGTLKPAIYEQ; encoded by the coding sequence ATGAAAAATGATTTAAAGGATGTACTACTAACAGAAACAGAAATTTATGACATTTGTGATAAATTAGGTCATGCGATTACTGAAGATTATCGTGGTAAAGACTTATTATGTGTCGGTATTTTAAAAGGCTCCGTATTATTTATGACAGATTTAATCAAACGTATTGATACGCCTTTATCAATTGATTTTATGGATGTTTCAAGTTACCACGGTGGTACAGAATCAACAGGGGAAGTACAAATTTTAAAAGATTTAAGTACGTCTATCGAAAATAAAGATGTTTTAATCATTGAAGACATTCTTGAAACTGGAACAACGCTTAAATCAATTACAGAATTATTAGCCTCACGCCGTGTAAAATCATTGGAAATTGTGACGTTACTAGATAAGCCTAATCGTCGTAAAGCTGACATTGAAGCGAAATACGTAGGACGTCAAATTCCAGACGAATTTGTGGTAGGATATGGATTGGACTATAAGGAAAAATATCGAAATTTACCTTATATCGGTACTTTAAAACCAGCAATTTATGAGCAATAA
- the tilS gene encoding tRNA lysidine(34) synthetase TilS, with the protein MMNITWKPDDHLVVAVSTGIDSMVLLYRLLHHYPSTYRQLTVLHVHHGVRQSSDEEAQFLTRYCEAHQVAVHIHLLDLNTTLQAQRSIQNEARQARYAWFDSMMHQLQADVLLTAHHFDDQMETIFYRVFTGKVLRSTLGIEACEQRKGYRLVRPMLEETKSDIQAFQQTHQVPYFEDESNQDTKYVRNAIRNEILPLIESNAQFKTEHLNKLYEMHKASLAHFETIAQTYIETKVTEGAKGYEMSLASFLKCPEHVRMIILDKLIQKWDTFARISDAQYQDWFAKMARHVAQLELYTSNTWRINIVYDKLTIAAAIQKIQPTPIQIDAPGCYIFGDYQIELNALADVHLPIHIRPRQTGDRVTLHQHGHKKISRLMIDAKVPQDERNRIPVIVDAKGQILAVGELYQFKTYKHLINIAYLGDEGNEK; encoded by the coding sequence ATGATGAACATAACTTGGAAACCAGATGATCATCTTGTTGTTGCCGTTTCAACAGGTATCGATAGCATGGTCTTATTGTATCGATTATTACATCACTATCCATCGACATATCGACAATTGACGGTACTACATGTTCATCATGGTGTCCGTCAATCTTCTGATGAAGAAGCACAATTTTTAACACGTTATTGTGAGGCGCATCAAGTTGCTGTTCATATCCATTTATTGGATTTAAACACAACGCTTCAAGCACAGCGGAGTATTCAAAATGAAGCGAGACAAGCGCGATATGCATGGTTTGATTCAATGATGCATCAATTACAAGCAGATGTATTACTGACTGCACATCATTTTGATGACCAAATGGAAACAATTTTTTACCGTGTATTTACTGGTAAAGTGTTACGAAGCACTTTAGGCATTGAAGCTTGCGAACAACGAAAAGGGTATCGTCTCGTTCGGCCAATGCTAGAAGAAACAAAATCAGATATTCAAGCATTTCAACAAACGCACCAAGTCCCTTATTTTGAAGATGAAAGTAACCAAGACACAAAGTATGTGCGCAATGCGATTCGAAATGAAATACTGCCTCTAATTGAGTCAAATGCACAATTTAAAACAGAACATTTAAATAAATTATATGAAATGCATAAAGCATCCCTTGCGCATTTTGAAACGATAGCTCAAACATATATAGAAACAAAAGTTACAGAGGGTGCAAAAGGCTATGAAATGTCACTAGCATCGTTTCTTAAATGTCCGGAGCATGTTAGGATGATTATTTTAGATAAATTGATACAAAAGTGGGATACATTTGCAAGGATTAGCGATGCTCAGTATCAAGATTGGTTCGCAAAAATGGCGCGTCACGTGGCACAATTAGAGCTTTATACGTCAAACACGTGGCGCATTAACATCGTGTATGATAAATTAACCATAGCTGCTGCTATTCAAAAAATACAACCGACACCCATTCAAATTGACGCACCAGGATGTTATATATTTGGAGATTATCAAATTGAATTGAATGCATTAGCAGACGTACATTTACCAATACACATCCGTCCACGCCAAACAGGAGATCGTGTGACGTTACACCAACATGGACATAAAAAAATATCGCGCTTAATGATTGATGCCAAAGTACCTCAAGATGAACGCAATCGCATTCCCGTGATTGTGGACGCCAAAGGGCAAATTCTAGCGGTAGGTGAATTGTATCAGTTTAAAACATACAAACATTTAATTAATATCGCATATTTAGGAGATGAAGGAAATGAAAAATGA